In the Topomyia yanbarensis strain Yona2022 chromosome 3, ASM3024719v1, whole genome shotgun sequence genome, one interval contains:
- the LOC131690223 gene encoding L-seryl-tRNA(Sec) kinase, which translates to MSEVCINVLVGLPGAGKTTFCQKFQNFLHEKRSQITLIHVCFDNFLKIAFDCENFFKMQRKQFMECVELLVDAVRKKDQISLDQVNEKLIEKFGTNVPVNLSSAMYLLVLDDNMYYRSMRFDIYKIARRYQTGYFQTYFDIPLEEAMARNASRSTPIPDDVVMRMNFRLEKPCAQFYRWEKNSIATRNPLLDFDRIEKMAIDRMNHREIFVTCKVAIPVVEQSIIHRLDLLLRKSIGEIIKGKKNAASPETMKAIADELNSKRKAILSDFKAGLVEIPDPHSVDVDHIKMLF; encoded by the coding sequence ATGAGCGAAGTATGCATTAACGTGCTGGTAGGCCTTCCAGGAGCAGGTAAAACCACATTCTGCcaaaaatttcagaattttttgcatGAGAAGCGATCACAGATAACCTTGATTCACGTATGCTTTGATAACTTTTTAAAAATCGCATTCGACTGCGAAAATTTCTTCAAGATGCAGCGAAAGCAATTTATGGAATGCGTTGAGTTACTCGTGGATGCAGTTCGCAAAAAAGATCAAATATCTCTCGACCAAGtcaatgaaaaattaattgaaaaattcgGAACAAATGTTCCAGTTAATCTGAGCTCTGCTATGTACTTACTCGTACTCGATGACAATATGTATTATAGAAGTATGCGCTTTGACATATACAAAATTGCACGAAGATATCAAACTGGATACTTCCAAACGTATTTCGATATTCCACTCGAAGAAGCGATGGCAAGAAACGCTTCCAGATCGACACCTATCCCAGATGATGTGGTTATGCGTATGAATTTCCGATTGGAAAAGCCATGCGCGCAATTTTATAGGTGGGAGAAAAATTCCATTGCAACAAGGAACCCATTATTAGACTTTGATAGAATCGAGAAGATGGCTATTGATCGGATGAACCACCGTGAAATCTTTGTTACGTGCAAGGTTGCTATTCCAGTAGTGGAGCAATCTATCATTCATAGGTTGGATCTATTGTTGAGAAAATCAATCGGTGAAATTATTAAAGGTAAGAAAAATGCTGCAAGTCCCGAAACAATGAAAGCTATCGCCGACGAGTTGAATAGCAAACGAAAGGCAATATTGAGTGATTTCAAAGCTGGATTGGTAGAAATTCCTGATCCGCATAGCGTTGACGTAGACCAtataaaaatgttattttag